Genomic DNA from Fimbriimonas ginsengisoli Gsoil 348:
TAGCTCTTCTTCCCCCCGCTGGCGCCATGGGCGCGAAGGTCGAGGAGAAGGCACGAAACGCCACGTCGCCAGAGCTGATACGCCACCGGCGTAAGCTCGCTACGGTTCATCATGTAGCCGTGAGCCAAGATGGCGACCGATGTTGCCCCCTCCGCCTCCACCCACCATCCCCGAAGAGTGAGGCCGTCCGATTCGAACTCCACCTTTTCCTGCGGCGCGCCCATCGCGCCGGGCGAAATAAAGATCGGAATCCGGAACGGATGCAGACTGAACCAGGCGATGGCGAGCATCGCCAAGAGATACAGCCCCAAAATAACGGCAACGGCAATCACATCCCATGTCTACCGCGAAGGTTTGCGTTTTTCGCTCGCGGTCTTGGAGAATAGAGACCTAATCGACCATGTACGCGCTTAATTTCTACACCGACCTGTACGGCGACGTCCTCCGGAACAACCGGAAGACGGTCACGATTCGCATGGGCGACAAATCCGACAAGTACCAAACCGGTATGGTCGTCTGGGTGACGATCGGCCCCCGGTTTGGACGCCGGCAAAAGCTTTATTCGGCGATTTTGGACCGAGTGGAGGTCAAGACCATCGCCGAGCTATCGCCCCGCGACATTGAGCGGGAGAACCCGGAGTTCCGCACCCAAGATGACGTGATCAACGTCCTGAGCCGGATATACGGCGACCTGATTACTCCCGACCACCGGGTCACGGTGATCTACTTCTCACGCATCGACGAGTAAGGCGCGCTGCCCCGTCCTGGTAACATGCCTGCCGACATGTCCGATCTCCTTGCCCGCGACCTTATCCGCGACGTTCCCGACTTTCCCAAGCCGGGAATACTGTTTAAGGACATCACGCCGGTGTTGGAAGAGCCCGAGGCCTTCCGGCAAGTCTGCCGGCTTCTGGCGGAGGACGCCCGAGCGCGGGGTGCGGACGTGATCGTCGGCATCGAGAGCCGCGGATTCCTCTTCGGAGTTCCGATCGCGCTCGACCTGAACCTACCGTTCGCGATGGCGCGCAAGCTCGGCAAGCTGCCGTACGACCGAATCTCGGAAGAGTACGCCCTGGAGTACGGCACAAACACGGTCGAGATGCACGTCGACGCCCTGCAACCAGGGCAGAAAGCGTACATCGTG
This window encodes:
- a CDS encoding adenine phosphoribosyltransferase; translated protein: MSDLLARDLIRDVPDFPKPGILFKDITPVLEEPEAFRQVCRLLAEDARARGADVIVGIESRGFLFGVPIALDLNLPFAMARKLGKLPYDRISEEYALEYGTNTVEMHVDALQPGQKAYIVDDLLATGGTAAAASRLVKRLGGVVVGFGCLIELSFLNGRATLPDVPIKALMEF
- a CDS encoding ASCH domain-containing protein — protein: MYALNFYTDLYGDVLRNNRKTVTIRMGDKSDKYQTGMVVWVTIGPRFGRRQKLYSAILDRVEVKTIAELSPRDIERENPEFRTQDDVINVLSRIYGDLITPDHRVTVIYFSRIDE